A genomic stretch from Georgenia muralis includes:
- a CDS encoding DUF6191 domain-containing protein: MSEVFMIVEPGLRHLLEERERRRHEVQIPGSAAPPFGIDLDAGVAYIDVPPADSAAAVTDAADAVTDAADDGARPGAATDA; encoded by the coding sequence GTGTCCGAGGTCTTCATGATCGTCGAGCCGGGGCTCCGCCACCTGCTCGAGGAACGGGAGCGCCGCCGTCACGAGGTGCAGATCCCGGGCTCGGCCGCGCCACCGTTCGGGATCGACCTGGACGCGGGTGTGGCGTACATCGATGTGCCCCCGGCAGACTCCGCCGCCGCTGTCACCGACGCCGCCGACGCTGTCACCGACGCCGCCGACGACGGTGCCCGACCTGGCGCCGCAACCGACGCTTGA